A segment of the Synechococcus sp. CBW1002 genome:
CAACTGAAGCAGATCCATCAGTCGCTGGCGCATCAGGGCGATCGGCTGGTCGGCTTCGATCAGATGCTCTCCTGTCGGCCAGGGCTCGAGCACGGCGGCCACGGCGGTGAGAATCGCCCGGTCCTGATCGATCAGGCCCCGCTCGAACCGCACCATGGCAGCAGCCGACACCTGCTTTTCGGTGTCGTTGCGGACGTAGAAGCGGCTGACTCGCGTGTCCTGGGGATTGGTGGGCACGGCGTGGAACACGATCCGCTGCCGCAGGCCCTACGGCCATTCCAACTCCAGGCTGAGGCCGGGCGGCGCAATCCAGCTCACCTGCCGCTCCAGCGATCTGGATCCCGGCAGATGTGGCATCTCGCGGTCTCGGGAGGGGTGGCTTTCAGCCCCGACCGCGACTCTGATCGCCAAGAGGCCAGCCGTCACTGTGCAGCTCCGCCGTCGCCCGGATCTCCGTCAGTTCCTCCGCAGGGATCTTCTCCAGTTGGCGCAGCACGAGCGTCATGCGGCCGTTGCGGCTCAGGTCGTGCTGGTGGCGGGCGAGGAAATCCCAGTAGTGGGCATTGAGCGGGCAGGCCTGCGGGCCGCTGCGCTGGCGGGGGTCGTAGCGGCAGCCCTGGCAGTAGTTGCTCATGCGGCGGATGTAGTTGCCGCTGGCGGCATAGGGCTTGCTCGCCAGGCGCCCGCCATCGGCGAACAGGGCCATCCCCAGCACATTGGTCTGCATCACCCAGTCGTGGCCGTCGATGAACATGCGATGGAACCAGGCGGTGAGGGCCTGGGGATCGAGGCCGGCGATCAGGCCGTAGTTCGCCAGCACCATCAGCCGCTGGATGTGGTGCGCGTAACCGGTGGCCTTCACCTCCGCCAGCACCGTGTCGAGGCAGGCCATGCCGCTGCCGCCCAGCTCCTCGAAGAACGCCGGCAAGGGTCGCTGGTGGCCGAAGTGATTGCTGGTGGCATAGGCCTCACCGAACCAGTGGTAGAGGCCATGGGTGTACTCGCGCCAGCCGAGGATCTGGCGGATCACCCCCTCCAGCCCCGCCAGGGGCGTCCCCCGCTCCAGGCCCGCCGTCTCCAGCCGGCGGATCACCTCCAGCGGATGGAGCAGCCCCAGGTTCAGATAGGGCGAGATCAGCGCATGCCAGAGGGTGGGCTGCCCCTGCACCATGGCGTCCTGATACGGCCCGAAGCCATCGAGGCGGGTGGCAATGAAGTGTTCCAGCACTGCCAGGGCCTGCTGCCGGCTCACCGCCCAGCCGAAGGGACGGGGACTGCCCGGCAGTGGCGGCAGCCCTTCCGCGCGCCGCTGCTCCTGCAGCCGCTCCACCCGCTCGATCACCGCCTCGGTGATCGCATCCGGGGCAAAGACCAACGGTGCCGGACCCTCCAGCCCCCGCGGCGGTGCCTTGCGGTTGTCGGCATCGAAGTTCCACTGGCCACCCAGGGGACGGGCCATCTTGCCCTCCCCCTCCAGCAGCACGCCGAAACGGCGGCGCCCCTCGCGGTAGAAGAATTCCAGGCGCCACTGCTTCTGGCGCCCGGCCCACGCCGAGAACGCCTCCCGGCTCCAGAGGAAGGCGTTGCTGGGCAGCCACACCAGGCGCACCGGGAGCCGCAGGGCATCGATGTCCTGGCGAAACTCCCGATCCGCCGGCTCCATCAGACGCAGTTCCTCGATCCGGTGCTCGGCGATCCAGCCCCGCACCGCCTCACCGGAGCTGGCCGCCTCACGGTGATCCACCTCCCAGCCCACCTGCCGCAGCGCGATGGCGAAGTGCCGCTGGGCGCTCCACTGCAGCACCAGCTTCTGGCAATGAGACGCCCGGCGGCGGAGTCCCGCGGCGCTCTCGACCAACAGCACCCGCGCCTGCCCCGGCCCGGTGCTGGCCAGGGCGGCCTGATCGGCGCTGAGCTGATCGATCAGCACCCATACCCCCAGCCTGGGCGCGAGGTCAGCCAATCGGCTCACCGCTGAGACGGCAGGCGCGCCGGGTCACCGCCGCCACATAGCCCCGCTCCACCGGTCCGGTCGCCGGGCTGAGGCGCCCATCACGGCAATCCACCACCAACCGCTCGTGGTGCCCCTGCTGATCGCTCACCCGCAGGCGCAGCTGGAAATGGTGCTTGGCACTGCGGGTGATCTGATCTGCGCAGACCGGTCCGATGCACAGGCCCGGCTCCGCCAGGGCCTGCGGCATCAGAGCCTGGGGTGCCAGGGCCAGCGGGACAGGCAGAGGCAGGAGCAGCAGGGGAAGTGCCACCGTCAGAAGGCTCAGCAGCAGGCCAGCGATGTGCCTCAACCGGCGAGCTCCAGAGGGGTTCCATTCTCCTGGCTGCCGCAGTCAGGAGCGGAATCGGTGAGGCGTGGATCCGGATCCGATGCTGGTGCCGTGTCGGTGTCGGTGTCGCTGTTGATGTCGGGGGTGTCAGCATCCGCATCCGGGTGGAAATAGGCCCAGATCTGCTGCGCCAGGGCCGGCCCCACCCCCGGAGCCTCGGCAATCCGCTCGGCACTGGCCAGCTGAATGGCATCGATCGAACGGAAGTGAGCCAGCAGCTCCTTGACGCGCTTGGGCCCCAGACCCGGAATATCGGAGAGGCGGGAGCGTTTCATTCGCTCCCCCCTCTGCTGCCGGTGGAAGCTCACAGCGAAACGGTGGGCCTCATCGCGCAGGCGACGCAGCAGCTGGACACCCAGCTGCTCGGGCTCGCTTTCGAGCGGCTCCCGGGCACCGGGCAGGAAGACCTCCTCCCGCTGCTTGGCCAGGGAGCAGACCACCAGGTCCTCGTCGAGATTCAACTCCCGCAGGGCCTCCATCACCGCCGAGAGCTGCCCCTTGCCGCCGTCGATCATCACCACATCCGGCCAGTCATTGAGCCCGCCGGTGTGCAGCGCCGAATCGGCCGCCCGCCGCAGCTCACGCAGATCCGCCCCCTCGGCCTTGGCCTGGGCCCAGCGGCGGAAGCGGCGACGCATGATCTCGGCCATGGCCATGAAGTCGTCGGAGTGGCCGGAGCGGATCGAACTGCTCTGGATCTTGTACTTGCGGTAGTGCTGCTTGGCTGGCAGGCCATCGAGAAACACCACCTGCGACGCCACCGCATCGCTGCCCTGGATGTGGCTGATGTCATAGCCCTCGATGCGGCGGGGTGGATGGGTCAGATCGAGCAGCTGGGCCAGATCTTCCGTCGCCAGCGTGTTCTGTTCAATGCTGCGCTGGGCCCGCTCCAGTTCATAGCCGGCATTGCGAACCACCAGCTCGATCAGCTCGGCCTTCTGCTGCCGCTGCGGTACCACCAGCTTCACCCGGCGGCCGCGCCGCTCCGCCAGCCAGTCCTCAATCAGGCTCTGCTGAGGCAGGGGGTATTGCAGCAGCAGCTCCGGCGGAATCTCCACTGGTTCCACCTGGCTGTAGTGCTCCTCGATCACCCGCTGCAGGATCCGGCCCAGGGCCTGCTGCCGCTCCAGCGCGGCTGGCAACTCCCCGCCAGCTCCTTCCTCCGCAGCGGGAAGGGCCACCGCATCGGCGGTGAAACCGAGTCGACCCACCAGCTTGCCGGCACGCATCTGGAACAGCTGCACCGCCGCCAGCCGGTCATTCACCGCCAGGGCCAGCACATCGCGGGAGACGGAACTGTCCCCCAGGCTCATCTTCTGATCGGCGGTGAGGTTGGCCAGACCCTGCAGCTGGTCTCGTACCCGAGCTGCCGCCTCGAAATCGAGCCGCTCGGCATAGCGCTCCATCTGGACCTGCAGCAACTCCAGGAGCTCATCATTGCGTCCCTGAAAAATCATCGCCACCTTGCGCAGGATGTGGTGATAATCGTCCGAGCTGATCTTCTCCTGGCAGACACCAGGGCAGCGGCCGATATCAAAGTTCAGGCAGGTGCGATCCCGATGCAGTGGCTGGGGCCGTTGCCGCAGTGGAAACACCCGCTTGACGAGGCCCAGGGTGCGGCGCAGCAGTCCCACATCCACATAGGGCCCGTAGAAACGATCCAGCGGGCTGCGGAGGCGGCGGCGGCGGGTGATGAACAACCGCGGATAAGCCTCACTCCAGGTGATGCAGAGATAGGGATACTTCTTGTCGTCCTTGAGCAGCACGTTGAAGTGCGGCTGGTTCTGCTTGATCAGGTTCGACTCCAGCGCCAGCGCCTCCGCTTCGCTGTCGGTGACGATGAACTCGATCTCACACACCTGCCGCACCATCAGGCCGATGCGGGGGCTGTGCCCCTGGGAGGCCTGAAAGTAACTGCGTACCCGGTTGCGCAGCAGCTTCGCCTTGCCGATGTAGAGGATGCGATCGTCGGCGTCGCGCATCAGATAGCAACCCGGCTCCGCAGGGACCGCCTTGAGGCGGGCCCGCAGACGCTCAGGCTGTTGGATCAGGGGGCGCTGGGTGGCCCCGGCGGGCTCGGGGAGGGACTCAGCCACGGGGCAAACCACCGGGTGCTGCGTGGGATCAGCCGCCGTACTGCCAGCCGGTGCTGCTCAGCTCCAGGGCACTGGCATCGCGGTGCAGCACAGCGCTCTTCACCTCACCCACGAAGACGGTGTGATCGCCGTGGGCCACCTGCCCCACCAGCTCACACTCCACGCCGCCCAGGGCGTCGTTGAGGATCGGCAGGCCGAGGGGGCCAAGACTGAAGGGTGCCGCATCAAAGCGGCCACCCATGGCCTTCTGGGGCTTGAAGAACACGGCCGCCAGATCCTTCTGATCGGAGCTCAGCACGTTCAAGGAAAACCGTCTGGTGCGCTGGATGATGCCGTTGCTGGTGGAATCGGCCCGCACGGCCATCACCACCAGCGGCGGCTCGAACGATCCCTGGGTGACCCAGCTGGCGGTGAAGCCATTCACCTCCTCGCCTTCGGCCACGCCGCAGATGAACACCCCATGGGGGATCTTGCGCAGGAGCACCTTCTTGGCTTCGGCGTTCAGGCCGGGCTGGTCGGACATGGCAGGGGAGGGCGCGGACGCCCGCGGCTGTCCTGACTCTAGAAAGCCATCCGCAGGTGAAGCAGCCCATAGGCTGGCCGCCAGCAGGAACCGAGCGATGCGCGCCCTCTACCCCGGCAGCTTCGATCCCCTCACCCTGGGCCACCTCGACCTGATCGAGCGATCCGCCGGCCTGTTCGACGGCGTGATGGTGGCGGTGCTGCAGAACCCGGGCAAGCGCCCCGCCTTCACTCTGGAACAACGCCTGGAGCAGATCCAGGCCGC
Coding sequences within it:
- a CDS encoding flavin reductase family protein; its protein translation is MSDQPGLNAEAKKVLLRKIPHGVFICGVAEGEEVNGFTASWVTQGSFEPPLVVMAVRADSTSNGIIQRTRRFSLNVLSSDQKDLAAVFFKPQKAMGGRFDAAPFSLGPLGLPILNDALGGVECELVGQVAHGDHTVFVGEVKSAVLHRDASALELSSTGWQYGG
- a CDS encoding cryptochrome/photolyase family protein, giving the protein MADLAPRLGVWVLIDQLSADQAALASTGPGQARVLLVESAAGLRRRASHCQKLVLQWSAQRHFAIALRQVGWEVDHREAASSGEAVRGWIAEHRIEELRLMEPADREFRQDIDALRLPVRLVWLPSNAFLWSREAFSAWAGRQKQWRLEFFYREGRRRFGVLLEGEGKMARPLGGQWNFDADNRKAPPRGLEGPAPLVFAPDAITEAVIERVERLQEQRRAEGLPPLPGSPRPFGWAVSRQQALAVLEHFIATRLDGFGPYQDAMVQGQPTLWHALISPYLNLGLLHPLEVIRRLETAGLERGTPLAGLEGVIRQILGWREYTHGLYHWFGEAYATSNHFGHQRPLPAFFEELGGSGMACLDTVLAEVKATGYAHHIQRLMVLANYGLIAGLDPQALTAWFHRMFIDGHDWVMQTNVLGMALFADGGRLASKPYAASGNYIRRMSNYCQGCRYDPRQRSGPQACPLNAHYWDFLARHQHDLSRNGRMTLVLRQLEKIPAEELTEIRATAELHSDGWPLGDQSRGRG
- the uvrC gene encoding excinuclease ABC subunit UvrC, encoding MAESLPEPAGATQRPLIQQPERLRARLKAVPAEPGCYLMRDADDRILYIGKAKLLRNRVRSYFQASQGHSPRIGLMVRQVCEIEFIVTDSEAEALALESNLIKQNQPHFNVLLKDDKKYPYLCITWSEAYPRLFITRRRRLRSPLDRFYGPYVDVGLLRRTLGLVKRVFPLRQRPQPLHRDRTCLNFDIGRCPGVCQEKISSDDYHHILRKVAMIFQGRNDELLELLQVQMERYAERLDFEAAARVRDQLQGLANLTADQKMSLGDSSVSRDVLALAVNDRLAAVQLFQMRAGKLVGRLGFTADAVALPAAEEGAGGELPAALERQQALGRILQRVIEEHYSQVEPVEIPPELLLQYPLPQQSLIEDWLAERRGRRVKLVVPQRQQKAELIELVVRNAGYELERAQRSIEQNTLATEDLAQLLDLTHPPRRIEGYDISHIQGSDAVASQVVFLDGLPAKQHYRKYKIQSSSIRSGHSDDFMAMAEIMRRRFRRWAQAKAEGADLRELRRAADSALHTGGLNDWPDVVMIDGGKGQLSAVMEALRELNLDEDLVVCSLAKQREEVFLPGAREPLESEPEQLGVQLLRRLRDEAHRFAVSFHRQQRGERMKRSRLSDIPGLGPKRVKELLAHFRSIDAIQLASAERIAEAPGVGPALAQQIWAYFHPDADADTPDINSDTDTDTAPASDPDPRLTDSAPDCGSQENGTPLELAG